The following nucleotide sequence is from Chromobacterium rhizoryzae.
AGCTTCATCTGCGGCGAACTGCAGGCCGGGCTGCGCGGCGTCGCCGCCGGCCAGCGCCAGGCCGCGCGCGCGCTGGGCATGAACGGCTGGCAGGAATTCCGCTGGGTGGTGCTGCCGCAGGCCTGGGCGCTGGCGCGCCGGCCCTTGGTCGGCCAATACACCGCGGTGGTGAAGAACACCTCCTTGGCGATGGCCATAGGCGTGGCCGAGCTGTCCTACACCTCGCGCCAGGTGGAAACCGAAACCCTGCTCGCCTTCCAGGCCTTCGCCGTCGCCACCGCCGCCTATCTGCTGCTGGTGTTGCTGACCCAGGCGCTGAGCCAGCGCGGCGAGCCGGCATGGAGGGCGCCGCGATGATGCCGCCGGTGATTCAGGACAATCTCGATTATCTGCTGTGGGGCAATCTGGCCAACGGCGAGCCCGGCGGCCTGCTGCTGACCCTGGCCATCAGCGCCGCCGCCGGCGTGCTGGCCAGCCTGCTGGGCCTGGCCGGCGGCATCGCCCTGGTGATGGGCGGGCCCGGCCCGCGCCGCGCGCTGGGCGCGCTGGTGGCGCTGCTGCGCGCCATCCCGGTGCTGATGCTGATCTTCTGGTGCTATTTCCTGCTGCCCATCCTGTTTGGCGTGGACATCCCCGGCGTGCTCACCGTGGTGCTGGCGCTGGCGCTGATCAACGCCGCCTATCTGAGCCAGTCGGTGCGGGCCGGCATCGCCGCCATCGGCCCCGGCCAATGGGCGGCCGGACTGTCTCTGGGGCTGGACCGCTGGCAGACGCTGCGGCTGATCGTGCTGCCGCAGGCGCTACGCATGATGCTGCCCTCCTTCGTCAATCAGTGGATCACCCTGATCAAGGACAGCTCGCTGGCCTATGTGGTGGGCGTGGCCGAATTCACCTTCGTCGCCACCCAGGTCAACAACCGCGAGCAGGTCTACCCGCTGGAGATTTTCGCCTTCATCGCGCTGGCTTATTTCCTGGTCTGCGGCGGCCTGCAGTTGCTGGGCCGCTGGAGCGACAAGCGCTGGAGCCTGCCGGCCCGGGCCTGAGCCCGGGGAAAACCGCCCCGGCGCTGGAGCCGACCTCATCGAGCAGAACAGCGTAGGAGCCGGAGTCCTGTAGCGCGGGGCTCCGGCTTTTGGATTTGAACTGGATGCGCTCCGGCGGGAAACGCGGCAAGCAAGCGCTTGATCCGCGTCAAGCCGCCTCGCAACAGCCCGTGCGTCCGCCGGGCCGCCGGGCGTAGCCTATTTCGGTCTCGGACAATCAGGATAATCATCATGCACTTGCCGCTACGCTTCGCCATCGTTTCCGCCTTCGCCGCCCTGCACCTCAGCCCGCACGCGCACGCCATGCCGGCCGCGCCGGACTATGTCGACGACAGCCAATACCTGTCCGCCGCGCGCCAGCGGGTGCTGCCGCCGGACATCCCCTGGCAGGGGGACAGCCAGCGCTTCGCCGCCAAGGCGGACGACGCCTGGGCCACCCCGCTGGAAGCCAGCGGCTTCAAGCACACGCCGGCCTATCCGGAAACCATCGCCTATCTGAACCGGCTGGCCGCGGCCAAGCCGGCGCTGCTCAAGCTCAGCCCGATGGCGGAGAAAACCGACCAGGGCCGCGACATGATGATGGCGGTGGTGTCCGCCGCCGCCGATAAATCGCCGCAGGGCCTGCGCGCCAGCGGCAAGCCGCTGATCTATGTGCAAGCCGGCATCCACCCCGGCGAAGCCAACGGCAAGGACGCCGGGCTGATGCTGATCCGCGACCTGCTGATCCGCGACGACGCGCTGCTGTCCAAGGTCAACCTGCTCTTCGTCCCCACCGTCAACGTGGACGGCGACATGCGCTACGGCAAATACGGCCGCATCAACCAGAACGGGCCGGAACAGACCGGCTGGCGCGTCAACGGCCGCAACCTCAATCTGAACCGCGACTTCACCAAGCTGGACAGCCCGGAAATCCGCAATGTGGCGCGCGCGCTCAACGACTACCAGCCGGACTTCTTCATCGACACCCACAGCACCGACGGCGTCAACTACCAATACGACGTCACTTATTGCAATAACGGCCAGGGCTGGTCGCCCGCGTCCAGCCGCTGGATGGATCAGGTGATGACGCCCGAAGTCTACCGCGAGCTGCGCCGCTACGGCCACGAGCCCAATGTCTGCATTTCGATGAACGACAACGAGAACCCCGACAAGGGCTATTACCCGTATTACAGCGACCTGGCGCGCTTCTCCAACCAATACGCGGACGCGCGCGGCATCCCCGCCATCCTGGTGGAACTGCACGCGCTCAAGCCCTACAAGCAGCAAGTGCTGGGCAACTACGTGCTCTACCGCGCCATCTTCGACAGCGTGTCCCGCCATTACGACGGCCTGCGCGCCGCCATCGCCAAGGACCGCGCCGCGCGGCCGGACCCGGTGACGCTGACCTGGAAGGAGGCCGAGGGCAAGCCCAAGCTGGTGGACTTCAAGGGCGTCAAATTCGACAAAGTGCCCTCCCCCGTCACCGGCGACAAAATCATGCGCTGGAGCAATCAGCCGCGCGACTACCGCCTGCCCATCACCCCGCTGACCGTGCCGGACCTGATCGCCGCGCGGCCCAAGGCCTATGTGGTGCCGGCGCAATGGCATGAGGTGATCGCCCGCCTGCGCGCCCACGGCATCCAGCTTCGCGAACTGAGCCGGCCGGAAACCCTGGACGTCACCGTCTA
It contains:
- a CDS encoding amino acid ABC transporter permease, translating into MEGAAMMPPVIQDNLDYLLWGNLANGEPGGLLLTLAISAAAGVLASLLGLAGGIALVMGGPGPRRALGALVALLRAIPVLMLIFWCYFLLPILFGVDIPGVLTVVLALALINAAYLSQSVRAGIAAIGPGQWAAGLSLGLDRWQTLRLIVLPQALRMMLPSFVNQWITLIKDSSLAYVVGVAEFTFVATQVNNREQVYPLEIFAFIALAYFLVCGGLQLLGRWSDKRWSLPARA
- a CDS encoding M14 family metallopeptidase, translating into MHLPLRFAIVSAFAALHLSPHAHAMPAAPDYVDDSQYLSAARQRVLPPDIPWQGDSQRFAAKADDAWATPLEASGFKHTPAYPETIAYLNRLAAAKPALLKLSPMAEKTDQGRDMMMAVVSAAADKSPQGLRASGKPLIYVQAGIHPGEANGKDAGLMLIRDLLIRDDALLSKVNLLFVPTVNVDGDMRYGKYGRINQNGPEQTGWRVNGRNLNLNRDFTKLDSPEIRNVARALNDYQPDFFIDTHSTDGVNYQYDVTYCNNGQGWSPASSRWMDQVMTPEVYRELRRYGHEPNVCISMNDNENPDKGYYPYYSDLARFSNQYADARGIPAILVELHALKPYKQQVLGNYVLYRAIFDSVSRHYDGLRAAIAKDRAARPDPVTLTWKEAEGKPKLVDFKGVKFDKVPSPVTGDKIMRWSNQPRDYRLPITPLTVPDLIAARPKAYVVPAQWHEVIARLRAHGIQLRELSRPETLDVTVYRLDDIKLGTPFEPDRESADKIPGYEGRLLIDGKPSPLQRKVTYPAGSVVVDPQQPLGTLAMLLLEPSSPDSFLHWGFFNANLTSAEAPEAYVMEPMARRMLAESPALRQAFQARLKDPKFAKDRNARLNWFYEQTPFADSNRFLYPVGIVR